One Vespa crabro chromosome 1, iyVesCrab1.2, whole genome shotgun sequence genomic region harbors:
- the LOC124427925 gene encoding cell wall protein IFF6-like translates to MKIYLLFLAAFVATVLARPSRKESNADASAAAANAAGSCSENALSDAIPEDLGQGRLLNDGSESAQQDGDANSPLSQWDRRARLSDVKASAIASASSLSSNLKKNTKSSDAVANAAASASSQANSLGKRARRSSNAEANAAASASSQADSGKGKSASESNAEASAAASASSQADSGKGKDASASNAEASAAASASSQADSGKGKDASESNAEASAAASASSQADRGKGKDTSASNAEASAAASASSQADSGKDKSTSESNAEASAAASASSQADRGKGKDASASNAEASAGASASSQADRGKGKDASASNAEASAAASASSQSDNGKSKNTSGSDAEARATALALSRSDSERTKDSCESDSEPRDPLSASLRGDRRSNRGVEALSGTWASAASAALNRPNGLFGSLSNAFSGGIARAN, encoded by the exons ATGAAGATCTACCTCCTTTTCTTGGCGGCATTTGTCGCAACTGTACTAGCTAGACCTAGCAGAAAG gaaagcAACGCTGATGCAAGTGCCGCCGCAGCAAACGCAGCAGGAAGCTGTAGCGAAAACGCATTATCTGATGCTATACCTGAGGATTTAGGACAAGGCAGACTGCTAAATGATGGAAGTGAATCTGCTCAACAAGATGGCGATGCAAATTCTCCCTTATCACAATGGGACAGGAGAGCAAGACTATCTGATGTAAAAGCTAGTGCCATAGCTTCCGCTTCGTCACTATCAAGCAActtgaaaaagaatacaaaatcatCTGATGCAGTAGCTAATGCTGCAGCTTCAGCCTCGTCACAAGCGAACAGCTTGGGAAAGAGAGCAAGAAGATCATCAAATGCAGAAGCTAATGCTGCAGCTTCAGCTTCGTCACAAGCGGACAGCGGAAAAGGTAAATCCGCAAGTGAATCTAATGCAGAAGCTAGCGCTGCAGCTTCAGCCTCATCACAAGCGGACAGCGGAAAAGGTAAAGACGCAAGTGCATCTAATGCAGAAGCTAGCGCTGCAGCTTCAGCCTCATCACAAGCGGACAGCGGAAAAGGTAAAGACGCAAGTGAATCTAATGCAGAAGCTAGCGCTGCAGCTTCAGCCTCGTCACAAGCGGATAGAGGAAAAGGTAAAGACACAAGTGCATCTAATGCAGAAGCTAGCGCTGCAGCTTCAGCCTCATCACAAGCGGACAGCGGAAAAGATAAATCCACAAGTGAATCTAATGCAGAAGCTAGCGCTGCAGCTTCAGCCTCGTCACAAGCGGATAGAGGAAAAGGTAAAGACGCAAGTGCATCTAATGCAGAAGCTAGCGCTGGAGCTTCCGCATCTTCACAAGCGGATAGAGGAAAAGGTAAAGACGCAAGTGCATCTAATGCAGAAGCTAGCGCTGCAGCTTCCGCATCTTCACAATCAGACAATGGAAAGAGCAAAAACACAAGTGGATCTGATGCAGAAGCTAGGGCTACAGCTTTAGCTTTGTCACGATCGGACAGTGAAAGAACCAAAGACTCATGTGAATCTGATTCAGAACCTAGGGATCCACTTTCAGCATCTTTACGAGGAGATAGAAGAAGCAATAGAGGAGTGGAAGCTCTTTCAGGAACTTGGGCTTCAGCAGCGTCCGCAGCACTAAATCGTCCAAATGGCTTATTTGGAAGTTTAAGTAATGCATTCAGTGGTGGCATTGCCAGAGCAAACTAA